From Burkholderia sp. WP9, a single genomic window includes:
- a CDS encoding DMT family transporter, with translation MSVSPVRVTVLTLLAMVAFAANSLLCRLALKGTGIDAASFTSIRIASGALVLSMIVRLRGGRLGGAGNWLSALALFAYAAAFSFAYLSLPASTGALLLFGAVQTTMIGYGIRKGERFHWRQWIGLTCALAGLAGLLLPGLSAPPPGGAVLMLGAGVAWGIYSLRGKGAGNPTAVTAGNFLRAVPLAAALSAAMCAHASIDYAGFWYATGSGAAASGIGYAIWYAALPGLKAGNAATVQLSVPVIATLGAAAFLGESVTIRIVLASAAILGGIALVVVRRGTRHDRRP, from the coding sequence ATGTCTGTGTCGCCCGTGCGTGTCACTGTGCTGACGCTGCTTGCAATGGTCGCGTTTGCAGCGAACTCGTTGCTATGCCGGCTGGCCCTTAAAGGCACCGGCATCGATGCAGCGAGTTTTACGTCGATCCGTATCGCGTCGGGCGCCCTCGTGCTCTCGATGATAGTGCGGCTCCGGGGCGGCAGGCTGGGCGGCGCCGGAAACTGGCTGTCGGCGCTGGCGCTGTTCGCCTATGCGGCCGCATTCTCGTTTGCCTACCTGAGCCTGCCGGCGTCCACTGGGGCCCTGCTTCTGTTCGGCGCCGTGCAGACGACAATGATCGGCTACGGCATCCGAAAGGGCGAACGGTTCCATTGGCGACAATGGATCGGATTGACATGCGCGTTGGCAGGCCTTGCGGGGCTGCTGCTTCCCGGTCTCTCCGCGCCACCTCCCGGAGGCGCTGTCCTTATGCTCGGCGCCGGCGTCGCTTGGGGCATCTATTCGTTGCGCGGCAAGGGCGCGGGAAATCCCACCGCGGTGACGGCCGGTAACTTCCTGCGCGCAGTCCCACTTGCCGCGGCGCTCAGCGCCGCCATGTGCGCCCACGCTTCGATTGATTACGCCGGTTTCTGGTACGCAACGGGTTCCGGCGCAGCGGCCTCCGGCATTGGCTACGCCATCTGGTACGCGGCGTTGCCCGGTCTGAAAGCGGGCAACGCGGCCACGGTGCAGTTGAGCGTGCCGGTCATCGCGACGCTTGGCGCAGCCGCATTTCTTGGAGAAAGCGTGACCATCCGAATCGTGTTGGCCTCGGCGGCGATTCTCGGAGGTATTGCCCTGGTTGTGGTGCGTCGGGGAACCCGGCACGACAGGCGGCCGTAA
- a CDS encoding ATP-binding cassette domain-containing protein, whose product MISVRNVTLRRGVNVVLDRASVTFTPGEKIGLVGRNGAGKSSFFGLLNGTLHEDGGEFSIPAAWKMGQVAQEMPETEQSATDFVIEGDTLLLAAQAEVAAAEASDDGMRMAHAYMALHDAGAHDAPARAQALILGLGFSAAQLSQPVNSFSGGWRMRLQLARALMCPSDLLLLDEPTNHLDLDALVWLEAWLKRYPGTLVVISHDREFLDAVTQVTVHVDNAKLVRYGGNYSKFEEMRAEQLLLQQAAMARQADKIAHLQKFIDRFKAKASKAKQAQSRVKALERMEKIAPVLADAEFTFEFKEPLNVPNPLLSMLDASFGYPAPTEAPPGTPPTVIVRGINRSVLAGQRIGILGANGQGKSTLVKTVAHELAPITGEISEGKGLNIGYFAQQELDVLRPLDTPLEHMIRLAKDTPAHMRAPGQSGTEQSLRTFLGTFSFSGDMVHQAVGTMSGGEKARLVLCMIVWQRPNLLLLDEPTNHLDLATREALGMALNEFEGTVMLVSHDRSLLRAVCDEFWLVTKGGVEPFDGDLDDYQEFLRDEARRMREQAAGEQKVIA is encoded by the coding sequence ATGATTTCCGTCCGTAATGTCACCCTGCGCCGCGGCGTCAATGTCGTACTCGACCGCGCGTCCGTCACTTTCACCCCCGGCGAAAAGATTGGCCTTGTCGGCCGCAATGGCGCCGGCAAGTCATCCTTCTTCGGCCTTCTCAACGGCACGCTGCACGAAGACGGCGGCGAATTCTCGATTCCCGCTGCATGGAAGATGGGCCAGGTCGCGCAGGAGATGCCGGAGACCGAGCAAAGTGCGACCGACTTCGTGATCGAGGGTGACACCTTACTGCTGGCCGCGCAGGCCGAAGTCGCCGCCGCCGAGGCCAGCGACGACGGCATGCGCATGGCGCACGCCTACATGGCACTGCACGACGCCGGTGCACATGATGCTCCCGCGCGTGCCCAGGCGCTGATCCTGGGCCTTGGCTTCAGTGCCGCGCAGCTTAGCCAGCCGGTCAACAGTTTCTCCGGCGGCTGGCGCATGCGACTGCAACTGGCGCGCGCGCTCATGTGCCCGTCCGACTTGCTGTTGCTCGACGAGCCGACCAATCACCTCGACCTCGACGCGCTGGTCTGGCTGGAAGCGTGGCTCAAGCGCTATCCAGGAACTTTGGTCGTGATCAGCCACGACCGCGAATTCCTCGACGCGGTGACACAGGTGACGGTGCACGTCGACAACGCCAAGCTCGTTCGCTATGGCGGCAACTACAGCAAGTTCGAAGAGATGCGCGCTGAGCAACTGCTGTTGCAGCAGGCCGCGATGGCCCGGCAGGCGGACAAGATCGCCCACCTGCAGAAATTCATCGACCGCTTCAAGGCCAAGGCCTCGAAGGCGAAGCAGGCGCAGAGCCGGGTCAAGGCGCTCGAACGCATGGAGAAGATCGCACCTGTGCTTGCCGACGCCGAGTTCACCTTCGAGTTCAAGGAGCCGCTCAACGTCCCGAACCCGCTGTTGTCGATGCTGGACGCGAGCTTCGGCTACCCGGCGCCGACCGAAGCGCCTCCGGGCACGCCGCCGACGGTTATCGTGCGGGGCATCAACCGGTCCGTGCTGGCTGGGCAGCGCATTGGCATTCTCGGTGCCAACGGCCAAGGCAAGTCCACGCTGGTGAAGACGGTGGCGCACGAGCTGGCGCCGATTACCGGCGAAATCAGCGAAGGCAAAGGCCTGAACATCGGCTACTTCGCACAGCAGGAACTCGACGTGCTGCGTCCTCTCGACACGCCGCTGGAACACATGATCCGTCTTGCCAAGGACACGCCAGCGCACATGCGCGCCCCCGGCCAGAGCGGCACCGAACAATCGCTTCGCACCTTCCTCGGCACCTTCAGTTTCAGTGGCGACATGGTCCATCAGGCGGTCGGCACGATGAGCGGCGGCGAAAAGGCGCGGCTCGTGTTGTGCATGATCGTGTGGCAGCGCCCCAACCTGCTGCTGCTCGACGAGCCGACCAACCACCTCGACCTGGCTACACGCGAAGCGCTAGGCATGGCACTCAACGAATTCGAAGGCACAGTGATGCTGGTCAGTCACGACCGGTCCCTGCTGCGCGCGGTATGTGACGAGTTCTGGCTCGTCACCAAGGGTGGCGTCGAGCCATTCGACGGCGATCTGGACGATTACCAGGAGTTCCTGCGCGACGAAGCCCGTCGCATGCGCGAGCAGGCTGCCGGAGAGCAGAAGGTCATCGCCTGA
- a CDS encoding LysR family transcriptional regulator — protein MLDNVTINQLRAFVAVCDHGSFSGAARELRRAQSAISHAINALESAFDVLLFERNARKATLTAAGRSLLPDARGVISRTEEMKMRAVAIAEAGVPQVSIAVDTYFPRAHLIECLRRLQSDFPTVAINLRMTTMQGGERLVLEGTCALAVTITDVPELSPGTIERQHLCEAQMVTVCAPSHPLAAIAGPIPREEFGRHIQLVVTDNQPDAEKTQHGVAGERQWLVNDLGAKHDLLRGSLCWGHMPHHLVAEDLVNGTLVELQRRAWHMRALTFMISQRRGYSFSDCEMRLVALLGNRHRVSKGASKRSVSRAGKKA, from the coding sequence ATGCTCGACAACGTCACGATCAATCAACTTCGGGCCTTCGTTGCCGTGTGTGACCACGGAAGCTTTTCCGGGGCTGCACGGGAGCTAAGGCGTGCACAGTCAGCGATCAGTCACGCGATCAACGCGCTCGAGAGTGCCTTCGATGTGTTGCTGTTCGAACGCAACGCGCGCAAAGCGACGCTCACGGCAGCGGGCCGTAGCCTTCTACCTGATGCTCGTGGGGTGATTTCACGCACCGAGGAAATGAAGATGCGCGCGGTTGCCATTGCTGAAGCCGGGGTGCCACAGGTATCTATTGCAGTGGACACCTATTTTCCGCGCGCGCACCTGATTGAATGCCTGCGCAGGCTGCAGTCGGACTTTCCAACCGTCGCAATCAATCTGCGCATGACGACCATGCAAGGCGGCGAGCGCCTGGTTCTCGAAGGAACGTGCGCATTGGCGGTGACGATCACCGACGTGCCGGAACTGAGCCCGGGTACCATAGAAAGGCAGCATCTATGTGAAGCGCAAATGGTGACCGTCTGTGCGCCATCGCATCCGCTGGCCGCAATCGCGGGGCCGATCCCGCGGGAGGAATTTGGCCGGCACATCCAGCTCGTCGTAACCGACAATCAGCCCGATGCGGAAAAGACCCAACACGGGGTCGCCGGTGAACGCCAGTGGCTGGTGAATGACCTCGGTGCGAAGCACGATCTGCTCAGGGGCAGTTTATGCTGGGGGCACATGCCGCATCATCTGGTTGCAGAAGACCTCGTGAACGGAACACTTGTCGAACTCCAACGGCGCGCATGGCACATGCGCGCCCTCACGTTCATGATCTCGCAGCGGCGCGGATACTCGTTTTCCGACTGCGAGATGCGGCTGGTTGCGCTCCTGGGCAATCGTCATCGCGTTTCAAAGGGTGCCAGCAAACGCTCCGTCTCACGCGCGGGAAAAAAAGCGTGA
- a CDS encoding SDR family oxidoreductase, whose product MNRLNGKTAVITGGATGIGRAAAKRFIEEGAFVFIFGRRQEALDAAVADLGPNARAVKGSVSDLADLDRLYAAVKAERGILDIVFANAGAGGQLALGKITAEHIDETFDTNVKGTIFTVQKALPLMGKGGSIILTGSSAGTTGAPAMSAYSASKAAVRNLARSWAEDLKGTGIRVNVLSPGATATELAKEALGEEGQKVFASLTPLQRMADPAEIAAAAAFLASPDSSFMTASEVAVDGGLAQL is encoded by the coding sequence ATGAACAGACTGAATGGAAAGACTGCCGTGATCACCGGTGGCGCTACCGGCATCGGCCGCGCCGCAGCAAAGCGCTTCATCGAAGAAGGCGCCTTCGTCTTCATCTTCGGCCGGCGGCAGGAAGCCCTCGACGCCGCTGTTGCCGACCTCGGGCCCAATGCCCGCGCGGTGAAGGGCTCGGTCTCCGATCTGGCCGACCTCGACCGACTTTACGCGGCGGTAAAGGCCGAGCGCGGAATCCTCGACATCGTTTTCGCCAATGCCGGGGCGGGAGGCCAGCTTGCGCTAGGCAAGATCACCGCCGAGCACATCGACGAAACTTTCGACACCAACGTAAAAGGTACGATCTTTACGGTACAGAAGGCGCTGCCGCTGATGGGCAAGGGCGGTTCGATAATCCTGACCGGATCGAGCGCCGGTACCACGGGCGCCCCGGCAATGAGCGCCTACAGCGCAAGCAAGGCGGCAGTCCGCAACCTCGCACGGAGCTGGGCGGAGGACCTGAAGGGCACCGGCATCCGGGTCAACGTGCTGTCACCCGGGGCGACGGCGACCGAACTCGCGAAGGAAGCGCTAGGCGAGGAAGGCCAGAAGGTCTTCGCCTCGCTGACTCCGCTCCAGCGCATGGCCGATCCTGCCGAGATCGCAGCGGCGGCCGCCTTTCTCGCGTCGCCGGACAGCAGCTTTATGACCGCCAGCGAGGTTGCCGTCGACGGCGGCCTTGCGCAACTCTGA
- a CDS encoding NADPH-dependent F420 reductase, translating to MTYAIIGFGKIGQALARAFARCGIEVSVATTRDPESFASAAAAIGSTIIPKKLAEAVKADIVFLAVRFESYRDVAKALPAWKGKIIVDVTNAYGVPPEELGGQPSSRAVGQAFTGGRLVKGFNHLGAAVLEQDPAVHGGKRVVFLASDDDGAATEIGALAENLGFSPIKLGALSEGGLLVQARGNSWGQLIFKDLIKFD from the coding sequence ATGACCTACGCAATTATTGGCTTCGGCAAGATCGGCCAGGCGCTTGCCAGGGCGTTTGCCCGATGCGGCATCGAAGTATCCGTTGCAACCACTCGCGACCCGGAAAGCTTTGCATCCGCTGCGGCCGCGATCGGATCCACGATCATTCCCAAAAAACTGGCGGAAGCGGTCAAGGCGGACATCGTTTTTCTGGCTGTCCGTTTCGAGTCGTACCGGGATGTCGCGAAGGCGCTGCCTGCCTGGAAGGGCAAGATCATCGTCGATGTCACCAATGCCTACGGCGTGCCACCTGAGGAACTGGGTGGGCAACCTTCTTCCAGGGCCGTCGGGCAGGCCTTCACTGGTGGAAGACTGGTTAAGGGATTCAATCATTTGGGCGCTGCCGTCCTGGAACAGGATCCGGCAGTACATGGTGGCAAGAGAGTCGTGTTCCTGGCGAGCGACGATGACGGCGCCGCAACGGAGATTGGTGCGCTTGCGGAAAATCTCGGTTTCTCGCCGATCAAACTGGGTGCGCTTTCGGAAGGAGGACTGCTTGTGCAGGCGCGTGGAAATAGCTGGGGGCAACTGATCTTTAAGGACCTGATCAAATTCGACTGA
- a CDS encoding sensor domain-containing diguanylate cyclase, with product MAIVVMAISLITLLASRDATVDHAHETSRNVTAVLVSNIARTIETSDNSLRALVASQNKPAIQTMDPGLRHELLFDRTAAEYVTGMGVTDDRGRLIDGCCSSAHTWDFSDRDYFIAHRQSANVGLYVSSVYRARSRPGAQSIAMTRRISRPDGSFGGVAIVAIDVEYFKQLLAKLDVGPNGVTAIVRTDGTLVARNPPISHDRLVNLGNSPTFPRMVNHDSGFYAAPSISDGVMRLYTFQRVPGTPLIAVIAPAENDVLASWKRLSWIVGISASSVSLAFCTVVWLLAFALRDHAKAQELLRELTQTDPLTGLKNRRALDHVLENEWGRLQRSDGSLSLLFVDADNFKQYNDTHGHAQGDIALKHLAECINRHVRRRGDLAARYGGEEFVVVLPNTDKTGAAQIAEAIRQEVERARPAVSSGALPHFTVSIGCATGRRSCPSSLDELTNSADLALYAAKKNGRNAVVSAGDIIAPAQPQG from the coding sequence ATGGCAATAGTCGTGATGGCAATCAGCCTGATCACGCTTCTCGCCTCGCGTGACGCAACGGTCGACCATGCTCATGAAACGTCGCGAAACGTCACCGCAGTCCTGGTCAGCAACATCGCCCGGACTATTGAAACGTCAGACAATTCCCTTCGCGCTCTGGTCGCATCGCAGAACAAGCCTGCCATCCAAACTATGGATCCAGGCCTGCGTCACGAATTGCTCTTTGATCGGACTGCTGCCGAGTACGTCACCGGCATGGGGGTCACAGATGATCGGGGGCGTCTGATCGACGGCTGCTGCTCGAGCGCCCATACCTGGGATTTCAGCGATCGTGACTATTTCATTGCACATCGCCAGTCGGCGAATGTCGGGCTATATGTGTCATCGGTCTACCGGGCACGGTCACGGCCTGGCGCGCAGTCGATTGCGATGACGAGAAGGATAAGCCGGCCCGACGGGTCATTCGGCGGCGTAGCGATTGTTGCCATTGACGTCGAATACTTCAAGCAACTGCTTGCAAAGCTCGACGTGGGGCCAAACGGTGTCACTGCGATCGTTCGCACGGACGGCACGCTGGTGGCCAGAAATCCCCCAATCAGTCATGACAGACTGGTCAATCTGGGTAATTCACCGACATTTCCGCGTATGGTGAACCATGATTCCGGGTTCTATGCGGCTCCCTCGATCTCGGACGGGGTCATGCGCCTCTATACATTTCAGCGTGTTCCCGGGACGCCGCTCATCGCCGTTATCGCGCCTGCGGAGAACGACGTACTGGCTTCCTGGAAACGACTGTCATGGATAGTCGGCATCTCAGCGTCGTCCGTTAGCCTTGCGTTCTGCACGGTGGTCTGGCTCCTTGCCTTTGCATTGCGAGACCACGCAAAGGCTCAGGAACTGCTTAGAGAACTAACGCAAACCGACCCGCTGACAGGGCTCAAGAACCGCCGTGCTCTCGACCATGTCCTCGAAAACGAGTGGGGAAGACTGCAGCGCAGCGATGGTTCCTTGTCGCTGCTGTTCGTCGATGCGGATAACTTCAAACAATACAATGACACGCACGGTCACGCTCAAGGTGATATTGCACTGAAACATCTCGCGGAATGTATCAATCGACACGTGCGTCGTCGTGGCGATCTCGCCGCGCGATATGGCGGCGAAGAGTTTGTGGTCGTGCTGCCCAATACGGACAAAACGGGAGCGGCTCAGATCGCTGAAGCTATACGTCAGGAAGTTGAGCGTGCTCGGCCGGCAGTATCATCCGGGGCACTCCCACATTTCACGGTGAGCATTGGGTGCGCGACAGGTCGACGCTCATGTCCATCGTCACTAGATGAATTGACGAATTCAGCTGATCTGGCTCTGTACGCGGCAAAAAAGAATGGAAGGAACGCCGTCGTCTCTGCAGGCGATATTATTGCGCCGGCTCAGCCGCAGGGCTGA
- a CDS encoding LysR family transcriptional regulator translates to MKDERLLEMRVFKAVVEAGGFTAAANMLGVSQPFVSQSVTSLERRLGVQLLHRSTRTQRLTHEGERFLSSCNDILDSLEEAEAQVRSSEPTGNLRVSAPHAFGMDQLVAALPGFLSSYTKLGVHFSLSDSNVNLIEDNFDVAVRMGRLQDSSLRSRKLCDLQRIVVASPGYLAAHGTPVTPLGLTRHACLTWESPREHLNQWPFMINGRLERVTVQGSFRSTDGTTLFQLCVAGVGIMRLAEHLALPAIRRGELVPLLSEYQAKDDTAIHVVYLPERQLVPRIRAFIDYFVEVFREPPWQKL, encoded by the coding sequence ATGAAAGACGAAAGATTGCTGGAAATGCGCGTCTTCAAAGCGGTCGTCGAAGCCGGGGGCTTCACCGCCGCGGCGAATATGCTTGGCGTGAGCCAGCCCTTCGTCAGCCAAAGCGTCACCAGTCTGGAGCGCAGGCTCGGCGTGCAACTGCTGCATCGTTCGACGCGCACGCAGCGGCTGACTCATGAGGGCGAGCGCTTTCTCTCGTCCTGCAACGACATTCTCGATAGCCTGGAGGAAGCGGAGGCGCAGGTCCGATCCAGCGAGCCGACCGGCAATCTGCGCGTCAGCGCGCCTCACGCGTTCGGCATGGATCAACTGGTCGCCGCGTTGCCCGGGTTTCTCTCGTCCTACACGAAGCTGGGCGTGCATTTTTCCCTGTCGGATTCCAACGTCAATCTGATCGAGGACAACTTCGATGTCGCGGTTCGCATGGGCCGGCTGCAAGACTCCTCATTGCGCAGCCGGAAGCTCTGTGACCTGCAACGAATCGTCGTGGCTTCGCCGGGTTATCTCGCCGCGCACGGCACGCCCGTCACTCCGCTCGGCTTGACGAGGCACGCCTGCCTGACCTGGGAGTCACCGCGCGAGCATCTGAACCAGTGGCCGTTCATGATCAACGGCAGGCTCGAACGGGTCACCGTGCAGGGCAGTTTCCGCAGCACCGACGGCACGACGCTGTTTCAGCTGTGCGTGGCGGGCGTGGGCATCATGCGCCTCGCGGAACACCTGGCATTGCCCGCGATCCGCCGGGGCGAACTGGTGCCGCTGCTATCGGAGTACCAGGCCAAGGATGACACCGCGATCCACGTCGTCTATCTGCCCGAGCGCCAGCTGGTGCCGCGCATCCGCGCCTTTATCGACTACTTCGTCGAAGTTTTCCGCGAGCCGCCCTGGCAGAAACTCTAG
- a CDS encoding class II aldolase/adducin family protein: MSTGTGKIDISAQQAELRRTISHPSNNSIYRPKQAGLKFPELPDFSSFAQERQHRKERLVAACRAFALHNLDYGFAGHLTVRDPEFPDLYWTNPMAVHFSQVKLSNLILADHTGKVVEGEYALNRAGFVLHAAVHEANPDIVAMCHAHTVYGTAFAALGRPLDPITQDAAAFYEDHVVIKDEAGAVAVEEQAGLSVADYFKNVKAAIHQNHGLLTVSRHSIEAAAFWFIALERCCQQQLLVEATGIKPVMVPQHSSRYSREHVGSEYIGWLHFQPIYEQLVQTSPDMFD; the protein is encoded by the coding sequence ATGAGCACCGGCACTGGAAAAATCGATATCAGCGCGCAGCAGGCCGAACTGCGCCGCACGATTTCCCATCCTTCGAACAACTCCATCTACCGGCCGAAGCAGGCTGGATTGAAGTTTCCCGAGCTGCCCGACTTTTCGTCCTTTGCCCAGGAGCGCCAGCACCGCAAGGAACGCCTTGTCGCCGCATGCCGCGCCTTTGCGCTGCACAATCTCGACTACGGTTTCGCCGGCCACCTCACCGTGCGTGATCCCGAGTTCCCGGATCTGTACTGGACCAATCCGATGGCCGTGCATTTCTCCCAGGTGAAGCTCTCCAACCTGATTCTCGCCGACCATACCGGCAAGGTCGTGGAAGGCGAATACGCGCTCAACCGCGCCGGCTTCGTGCTGCATGCCGCGGTGCATGAAGCCAATCCCGACATTGTGGCGATGTGCCATGCGCACACGGTCTACGGCACCGCGTTCGCGGCGCTCGGACGTCCGCTGGACCCGATCACCCAGGATGCCGCGGCCTTCTATGAAGACCATGTCGTGATCAAGGACGAGGCCGGCGCGGTCGCGGTCGAGGAACAGGCCGGACTGTCGGTTGCCGACTACTTCAAGAACGTCAAGGCGGCCATTCATCAGAATCACGGCCTGCTGACGGTGAGCCGCCACAGCATCGAAGCCGCCGCGTTCTGGTTTATCGCGCTGGAGCGCTGCTGTCAGCAGCAGTTGCTGGTCGAGGCCACCGGCATCAAGCCGGTCATGGTGCCGCAGCACAGTTCGCGCTACAGCCGCGAACACGTCGGCAGCGAATACATCGGCTGGCTGCATTTCCAGCCCATTTATGAGCAGCTCGTGCAGACCAGCCCTGACATGTTCGACTGA